The following coding sequences are from one Gossypium raimondii isolate GPD5lz chromosome 4, ASM2569854v1, whole genome shotgun sequence window:
- the LOC105779619 gene encoding NAD-dependent protein deacylase SRT2 isoform X1, which yields MFSRMCLRFPWLSPPFISPSTSRPEVLRSLLTGHKFRQLFSSRRRIKFSQGSIKFLQTLCRISVPGVPVRETQPPSKFLKDKKVVPQADPPSAEDVNHLYQLIDQSTKLVVLTGAGISTECGIPDYRSPNGAYSSGFKPITHQEFVRSSRARRRYWARSYAGWRRFTAAQPGAAHVALASLEQAGRINFMITQNVDRLHHRAGSNPLELHGTVYSVICLDCGFSFCRNLFQDEVKALNPKWAAAIESLDYGNAGSDKSFGMKQRPDGDIEIDEKFWEEDFHIPTCHKCNGVLKPDVVFFGDNVPKERADKAKEVARECDAFLVLGSSVMTMSAFQLVRAAHEAGASTAIVNIGKTRADEFVSLKVNARLGEILPRVLNTGSLSIPAVH from the exons ATGTTCTCGCGTATGTGTTTGCGTTTCCCATGGCTTTCTCCTCCCTTTATCTCT CCTTCTACAAGTAGACCAGAGGTGCTTCGAAGTCTTTTGACAG GTCACAAGTTTAGGCAATTGTTTAGCTCAAGAAGAAGGATAAAATTCTCTCAAGGCTCTATCAAATTTTTACAGACATTGTGTCGGATATCAGTCCCAGGGGTGCCAGTTAGAGAGACACAACCaccttcaaaatttttgaaagacaaGAAGGTGGTTCCCCAAGCAGATCCTCCGAGTGCTGAAGATGTAAACCATTTGTATCAACTCATTGACCAAAG CACCAAGCTTGTGGTATTGACTGGAGCGGGAATTAGCACTGAATGTGGAATTCCTGATTATAGAAG CCCAAATGGAGCTTATAGTTCTGGTTTCAAGCCAATAACCCATCAG GAGTTTGTACGTTCAAGTCGTGCCCGCAGGCGGTATTGGGCCAGGAGTTATGCTGGATGGAGGCGGTTTACTGCAGCACAACCTGGTGCTGCACATGTTGCTTTAGCATCTCTAGAGCAAGCTGGCcgaataaattttatgataacaCAGAATGTTGACAG GCTGCATCATCGTGCTGGGAGCAACCCACTTGAATTGCATGGGACTGTTTATAGTGTGATTTGCTTAGATTGTGGTTTTTCCTTTTGTCGAAATTTATTTCAAGATGAAGTGAAGGCCCTTAATCCAAAG TGGGCAGCAGCAATAGAAAGCTTGGACTATGGTAATGCTGGATCAGATAAGAGCTTTGGCATGAAGCAAAGACCTGATGGTGACATTGAGATCGATGAGAAATTTTGGGAGGAGGATTTCCACATTCCCACTTGCCATAAATGCAATGGGGTCCTGAAACCTGAT GTTGTCTTCTTTGGTGACAATGTGCCCAAGGAAAGAGCTGATAAAGCCAAGGAAGTTGCAAGAGAATGTGATGCTTTCCTTGTATTAGGATCATCTGTGATGACCATGTCTGCTTTCCAACTAGTCAG GGCTGCTCATGAGGCAGGTGCCTCCACTGCAATTGTGAATATCGGTAAGACCCGAGCTGATGAGTTTGTATCCTTGAAAGTAAATGCTCGATTAGGAGAG ATTTTGCCAAGAGTGCTCAACACAGGCTCTCTTAGCATCCCTGCTGTTCACTAA
- the LOC105779619 gene encoding NAD-dependent protein deacylase SRT2 isoform X2, producing the protein MFSRMCLRFPWLSPPFISPSTSRPEVLRSLLTGHKFRQLFSSRRRIKFSQGSIKFLQTLCRISVPGVPVRETQPPSKFLKDKKVVPQADPPSAEDVNHLYQLIDQSTKLVVLTGAGISTECGIPDYRSPNGAYSSGFKPITHQEFVRSSRARRRYWARSYAGWRRFTAAQPGAAHVALASLEQAGRINFMITQNVDRLHHRAGSNPLELHGTVYSVICLDCGFSFCRNLFQDEVKALNPKWAAAIESLDYGNAGSDKSFGMKQRPDGDIEIDEKFWEEDFHIPTCHKCNGVLKPDVVFFGDNVPKERADKAKEVARECDAFLVLGSSVMTMSAFQLVSFRILM; encoded by the exons ATGTTCTCGCGTATGTGTTTGCGTTTCCCATGGCTTTCTCCTCCCTTTATCTCT CCTTCTACAAGTAGACCAGAGGTGCTTCGAAGTCTTTTGACAG GTCACAAGTTTAGGCAATTGTTTAGCTCAAGAAGAAGGATAAAATTCTCTCAAGGCTCTATCAAATTTTTACAGACATTGTGTCGGATATCAGTCCCAGGGGTGCCAGTTAGAGAGACACAACCaccttcaaaatttttgaaagacaaGAAGGTGGTTCCCCAAGCAGATCCTCCGAGTGCTGAAGATGTAAACCATTTGTATCAACTCATTGACCAAAG CACCAAGCTTGTGGTATTGACTGGAGCGGGAATTAGCACTGAATGTGGAATTCCTGATTATAGAAG CCCAAATGGAGCTTATAGTTCTGGTTTCAAGCCAATAACCCATCAG GAGTTTGTACGTTCAAGTCGTGCCCGCAGGCGGTATTGGGCCAGGAGTTATGCTGGATGGAGGCGGTTTACTGCAGCACAACCTGGTGCTGCACATGTTGCTTTAGCATCTCTAGAGCAAGCTGGCcgaataaattttatgataacaCAGAATGTTGACAG GCTGCATCATCGTGCTGGGAGCAACCCACTTGAATTGCATGGGACTGTTTATAGTGTGATTTGCTTAGATTGTGGTTTTTCCTTTTGTCGAAATTTATTTCAAGATGAAGTGAAGGCCCTTAATCCAAAG TGGGCAGCAGCAATAGAAAGCTTGGACTATGGTAATGCTGGATCAGATAAGAGCTTTGGCATGAAGCAAAGACCTGATGGTGACATTGAGATCGATGAGAAATTTTGGGAGGAGGATTTCCACATTCCCACTTGCCATAAATGCAATGGGGTCCTGAAACCTGAT GTTGTCTTCTTTGGTGACAATGTGCCCAAGGAAAGAGCTGATAAAGCCAAGGAAGTTGCAAGAGAATGTGATGCTTTCCTTGTATTAGGATCATCTGTGATGACCATGTCTGCTTTCCAACTAGTCAG TTTCAGGATTCTGATGTAG
- the LOC105779619 gene encoding NAD-dependent protein deacylase SRT2 isoform X3: MFSRMCLRFPWLSPPFISPSTSRPEVLRSLLTGHKFRQLFSSRRRIKFSQGSIKFLQTLCRISVPGVPVRETQPPSKFLKDKKVVPQADPPSAEDVNHLYQLIDQSTKLVVLTGAGISTECGIPDYRSPNGAYSSGFKPITHQEFVRSSRARRRYWARSYAGWRRFTAAQPGAAHVALASLEQAGRINFMITQNVDRLHHRAGSNPLELHGTVYSVICLDCGFSFCRNLFQDEVKALNPKWAAAIESLDYGNAGSDKSFGMKQRPDGDIEIDEKFWEEDFHIPTCHKCNGVLKPDVVFFGDNVPKERADKAKEVARECDAFLVLGSSVMTMSAFQLVRILM; this comes from the exons ATGTTCTCGCGTATGTGTTTGCGTTTCCCATGGCTTTCTCCTCCCTTTATCTCT CCTTCTACAAGTAGACCAGAGGTGCTTCGAAGTCTTTTGACAG GTCACAAGTTTAGGCAATTGTTTAGCTCAAGAAGAAGGATAAAATTCTCTCAAGGCTCTATCAAATTTTTACAGACATTGTGTCGGATATCAGTCCCAGGGGTGCCAGTTAGAGAGACACAACCaccttcaaaatttttgaaagacaaGAAGGTGGTTCCCCAAGCAGATCCTCCGAGTGCTGAAGATGTAAACCATTTGTATCAACTCATTGACCAAAG CACCAAGCTTGTGGTATTGACTGGAGCGGGAATTAGCACTGAATGTGGAATTCCTGATTATAGAAG CCCAAATGGAGCTTATAGTTCTGGTTTCAAGCCAATAACCCATCAG GAGTTTGTACGTTCAAGTCGTGCCCGCAGGCGGTATTGGGCCAGGAGTTATGCTGGATGGAGGCGGTTTACTGCAGCACAACCTGGTGCTGCACATGTTGCTTTAGCATCTCTAGAGCAAGCTGGCcgaataaattttatgataacaCAGAATGTTGACAG GCTGCATCATCGTGCTGGGAGCAACCCACTTGAATTGCATGGGACTGTTTATAGTGTGATTTGCTTAGATTGTGGTTTTTCCTTTTGTCGAAATTTATTTCAAGATGAAGTGAAGGCCCTTAATCCAAAG TGGGCAGCAGCAATAGAAAGCTTGGACTATGGTAATGCTGGATCAGATAAGAGCTTTGGCATGAAGCAAAGACCTGATGGTGACATTGAGATCGATGAGAAATTTTGGGAGGAGGATTTCCACATTCCCACTTGCCATAAATGCAATGGGGTCCTGAAACCTGAT GTTGTCTTCTTTGGTGACAATGTGCCCAAGGAAAGAGCTGATAAAGCCAAGGAAGTTGCAAGAGAATGTGATGCTTTCCTTGTATTAGGATCATCTGTGATGACCATGTCTGCTTTCCAACTAGTCAG GATTCTGATGTAG